Proteins co-encoded in one Kribbella solani genomic window:
- a CDS encoding immune inhibitor A domain-containing protein has protein sequence MRKLPAGLFSLALAASTGLGMAAASASNVAAPPTQRSAPSAGEAAAASDDLSSPLEDKRRDLRQEALTKVLNGTATPEQRNGSTVVNLGAKAAGAKGTKNAKGKVDQYVELSREKTDQIFVILAEFGNERHPNYPDQDTNAGIPGPARFDGPLHNEIPAPDRAVDNSTIWQTNYNQKHYQDLYFGNGNSVKKYYEKQSSGRYSVSGQVTNWVKVKYNEARYGRSNGYPCAGNVCSNTWNLVQDAVNQWVADQKAQGQTTAQIAASLKAFDQWDRYDYDGDGNFNEPDGYIDHFQIVHSGGDQADRDPWQGEDAIWSHRWYAGFPGGPSNNPNGGAQVGDTGLYVGDYTIQPENGGVSVFAHEYGHDLGLPDEYDTSGAAVENGVNWWTMMAQSRVGKPSDGGIGEQAADFNSWDKLQLGWLDYEIVNSGQNRTVELGPHEYNSAKAQGLVVTLPKKQVEHQLVPPAAGTKSWWSGQGNMLSNTMSRQVTLPAGQPASLTFQANWDIEDCGTTACDYAYVDVNDGSGAKPIKGSITKDAEGNGIDGKSNGWVPATFDLSAYAGKTITLQFRYATDPATGGLGFFADDIKVTSGSATVLSSGAETSPDGWTLKGFSAAGASYTSLYDNYYLASNINYVDYDKHLQTGPYNYGWLSTQARKAEHFPYQDGLLIWYWDTSQEDNNTNEHPGSGLILPIDSHPTPINSMDGNVWRPRVSAYDAPFGLEKADSFTLHLNGQPSYIRGQSAVRTFNDSKSYWSADLPTSSVKVPNNGVNIKVVSKTGTSMKVQVSKRK, from the coding sequence GTGCGCAAGCTACCTGCCGGGCTGTTCAGCCTGGCTCTGGCGGCGTCGACCGGGCTCGGCATGGCCGCGGCCTCGGCGAGCAACGTCGCCGCACCGCCCACACAGCGATCCGCACCGAGCGCCGGCGAGGCCGCGGCGGCATCGGACGACCTGTCCAGTCCGCTGGAGGACAAGCGCCGCGATCTGCGGCAGGAGGCCCTCACCAAGGTCCTGAACGGCACGGCGACACCCGAGCAGCGCAACGGCAGCACCGTCGTCAACCTCGGCGCCAAGGCGGCGGGGGCCAAGGGCACGAAGAACGCCAAGGGCAAGGTCGACCAGTACGTCGAGCTGTCCCGTGAGAAGACCGACCAGATTTTCGTCATCCTGGCGGAGTTCGGCAACGAGCGGCACCCGAACTACCCGGACCAGGACACCAACGCGGGCATTCCCGGCCCGGCCCGGTTCGACGGCCCGCTGCACAACGAGATCCCGGCACCGGATCGCGCTGTCGACAACTCCACCATCTGGCAGACCAACTACAACCAGAAGCACTACCAGGACCTGTACTTCGGCAACGGCAACTCGGTGAAGAAGTACTACGAGAAGCAGTCCTCCGGCCGGTACTCGGTGTCCGGCCAGGTCACCAACTGGGTGAAGGTGAAGTACAACGAGGCCAGGTACGGTCGCTCGAACGGCTACCCGTGCGCCGGCAACGTCTGCAGCAACACCTGGAACCTGGTCCAGGACGCGGTCAACCAGTGGGTCGCGGACCAGAAGGCGCAGGGCCAGACCACCGCACAGATCGCCGCGAGCCTGAAGGCGTTCGACCAGTGGGACCGGTACGACTACGACGGTGACGGCAACTTCAACGAGCCGGACGGGTACATCGACCACTTCCAGATCGTGCATTCCGGCGGCGACCAGGCCGATCGCGACCCGTGGCAGGGCGAGGACGCGATCTGGTCGCACCGCTGGTACGCCGGGTTCCCGGGTGGCCCCTCGAACAACCCGAACGGCGGCGCGCAGGTCGGCGACACCGGGCTGTACGTCGGCGACTACACGATCCAGCCGGAGAACGGCGGCGTCAGCGTCTTCGCGCACGAGTACGGGCACGACCTCGGGCTGCCGGACGAGTACGACACCTCGGGCGCGGCCGTCGAGAACGGCGTGAACTGGTGGACGATGATGGCGCAGAGCCGGGTCGGCAAACCGTCCGACGGCGGAATCGGCGAGCAAGCGGCCGATTTCAACAGCTGGGACAAACTGCAGCTCGGCTGGCTCGACTACGAGATCGTGAACTCCGGCCAGAACCGGACCGTGGAGCTCGGCCCACACGAGTACAACTCGGCGAAGGCGCAGGGTCTGGTGGTGACGCTGCCGAAGAAACAGGTGGAGCACCAGCTCGTACCGCCCGCAGCCGGCACGAAGTCCTGGTGGAGCGGCCAGGGCAACATGCTGAGCAACACGATGAGCCGCCAGGTGACGCTCCCGGCCGGCCAGCCCGCGAGTCTGACCTTTCAGGCGAACTGGGACATCGAGGACTGCGGTACGACGGCGTGCGACTACGCGTACGTCGACGTCAACGACGGCTCCGGCGCCAAGCCGATCAAGGGCAGTATCACGAAGGATGCCGAGGGCAACGGCATCGACGGGAAGAGCAACGGCTGGGTGCCGGCCACGTTCGACCTGTCGGCGTATGCCGGGAAGACGATCACGCTGCAGTTCCGGTACGCCACCGACCCGGCGACCGGCGGACTCGGCTTCTTCGCCGACGACATCAAGGTGACGTCGGGTTCTGCCACCGTGCTCAGCTCCGGCGCGGAGACCTCGCCGGACGGGTGGACACTGAAGGGGTTCAGCGCGGCCGGGGCGTCGTACACGAGTCTGTACGACAACTACTACCTGGCGTCGAACATCAACTACGTCGACTACGACAAGCACCTGCAGACCGGCCCGTACAACTACGGCTGGCTCAGCACGCAGGCCCGCAAGGCGGAGCACTTCCCGTACCAGGACGGTCTGCTGATCTGGTACTGGGACACGTCGCAGGAGGACAACAACACCAACGAGCACCCGGGCTCCGGCCTGATCCTGCCGATCGACTCGCATCCGACGCCGATCAACAGCATGGACGGGAACGTGTGGCGACCGCGGGTTTCGGCGTACGACGCGCCGTTCGGGCTGGAGAAGGCGGACTCGTTCACGCTGCACCTCAACGGGCAGCCGAGCTACATCCGCGGCCAGAGCGCGGTCCGGACCTTCAACGACAGCAAGTCGTACTGGTCCGCGGACCTGCCGACGAGCAGCGTCAAGGTCCCGAACAACGGAGTGAACATCAAGGTCGTCTCGAAGACCGGCACCTCGATGAAGGTTCAGGTGTCCAAGCGTAAGTAA
- the macS gene encoding MacS family sensor histidine kinase, producing MERSKAELPQGEASRVETSRVDAAHGEASRVDASDGEASRVDTARVGLSPVGLWRAGLARVGRGGDDPLQPLWRALVAFRAITWAFACVGVWTRWDGIARPSGAVAQMAVMGLWTLISSYGYSRRWGRRNTRLALADLVITAACMYATLWAQPLVDIRAGASVLTSVWAAGPVLALAIARGRDGGLVGAATISLALLSLRGLEHPSKILSNVQLLLVAGLVVGYAATTMRQADARLREAIATESATAERLRLSRSIHDGVLQVLAQVQRRGTAIGGEATELATLAAEQEVALRTLMSARPTIAQDNQIDLCSLLLPLATTRVDVVVPATQVLLPATVAAELVAAVKEALSNVSKHAGPDARCWVTVEDLGPEIVLSVRDDGVGTTPARLDQAHADGHLGVSQSIRGRVTDLGGTATVRTAPGEGTEWELVISR from the coding sequence GTGGAACGGTCCAAGGCGGAGCTGCCGCAGGGTGAGGCGTCGCGGGTGGAGACGTCGCGGGTCGACGCGGCGCACGGTGAGGCGTCGCGGGTCGATGCGTCGGACGGTGAGGCGTCGCGGGTCGATACGGCGCGGGTCGGGCTCTCGCCGGTGGGGCTCTGGCGGGCGGGGCTCGCGCGGGTGGGGCGTGGGGGTGACGACCCGTTGCAGCCGTTGTGGCGTGCGCTGGTCGCGTTCCGCGCGATCACCTGGGCGTTCGCCTGCGTCGGCGTCTGGACCCGCTGGGACGGCATCGCCCGGCCGTCCGGCGCGGTCGCGCAAATGGCGGTTATGGGCCTGTGGACACTGATCTCGTCCTATGGATACAGCCGCCGCTGGGGCCGCCGGAACACCCGGCTCGCACTCGCCGATCTCGTCATCACGGCCGCTTGCATGTACGCCACGCTCTGGGCCCAGCCGCTCGTCGACATCCGCGCCGGCGCATCCGTACTCACGTCGGTCTGGGCCGCCGGACCGGTGCTCGCATTGGCGATCGCCCGCGGGCGTGACGGCGGCCTGGTCGGCGCGGCGACGATCAGCCTCGCGTTGCTGTCCCTGCGCGGCCTCGAACATCCGTCCAAGATCCTCAGCAACGTACAACTGCTCCTGGTAGCCGGTTTGGTCGTCGGGTACGCGGCGACCACGATGCGACAAGCAGACGCGCGCCTACGCGAGGCGATCGCGACCGAGAGCGCGACCGCGGAGCGCCTGCGGCTGAGCCGTTCGATCCACGACGGCGTACTCCAAGTGCTCGCTCAGGTCCAGCGCCGCGGTACCGCGATCGGCGGCGAGGCAACCGAACTCGCCACCCTCGCCGCCGAACAGGAAGTTGCCCTCCGCACCTTGATGTCCGCCCGCCCAACCATTGCCCAAGACAACCAGATCGACCTGTGCAGCCTGTTGTTACCGCTGGCCACGACCCGGGTCGATGTCGTCGTACCCGCCACCCAGGTCCTGCTGCCCGCGACCGTTGCCGCCGAACTGGTTGCCGCGGTCAAGGAAGCGTTGAGCAACGTGTCCAAGCACGCCGGCCCGGACGCGCGTTGCTGGGTGACCGTCGAAGACCTCGGACCGGAGATCGTACTGTCGGTTCGCGACGACGGCGTCGGTACCACCCCCGCCCGGCTCGACCAGGCCCACGCCGACGGCCACCTCGGCGTCAGCCAGTCGATCCGCGGCCGCGTCACGGACCTCGGCGGCACCGCCACCGTACGCACCGCACCCGGCGAAGGAACCGAATGGGAACTGGTGATCAGCAGATGA
- a CDS encoding LuxR C-terminal-related transcriptional regulator yields the protein MTRVMIVDDHPMWREGVARDLTSRGYNVCATAADATSAVKIALATHPDVIIMDLQLTPTPTPGSAAGASAGSSGAGSAGSSGSRLSSGVDATREITAALPDTRVLVLSASAEQEDVLAAVKNGASGYLVKSASLDEFDDAVRRTAEGDAVFTPGLAGLLLGEYHRLGPGPEVPHLTTRETEVLRLVARGLTAKQIATRLVLSHRTVENHVQNTLRKLQLHNRAELVRYAIQNGLDTPD from the coding sequence ATGACCCGCGTCATGATCGTCGACGACCACCCGATGTGGCGCGAAGGCGTAGCCCGCGACCTCACCAGCCGCGGCTACAACGTCTGCGCAACCGCCGCCGACGCCACTAGCGCAGTAAAAATAGCCCTCGCCACCCACCCCGACGTAATCATCATGGACCTCCAACTAACCCCAACCCCCACCCCCGGCTCCGCCGCGGGGGCCTCCGCCGGATCGTCCGGTGCTGGTTCTGCTGGTTCCTCCGGCTCTCGGTTGAGTTCCGGCGTGGACGCGACGCGCGAGATCACCGCGGCCCTGCCCGACACCCGCGTCCTCGTACTCTCCGCGAGCGCCGAACAGGAAGACGTACTCGCCGCGGTCAAGAACGGCGCCTCCGGCTACCTGGTGAAATCAGCCTCCCTCGACGAATTCGACGACGCCGTCCGCCGCACAGCCGAAGGCGACGCCGTCTTCACCCCCGGCCTCGCCGGCCTCCTCCTCGGTGAGTACCACCGCCTCGGCCCCGGCCCCGAAGTCCCACACCTGACCACCCGCGAAACCGAAGTCCTCCGCCTGGTAGCCCGCGGCCTCACCGCCAAACAAATAGCCACCCGCCTGGTCCTGTCCCACCGCACGGTAGAAAACCACGTCCAAAACACCCTCCGAAAACTCCAACTCCACAACCGAGCCGAACTGGTCCGCTACGCAATCCAAAACGGCCTAGACACCCCCGACTAA
- a CDS encoding DinB family protein yields MDIDWNAEVVDQIESHWRHQLRPRLDGLTDDEYFWQPVPDCWTLSRRGQSSAPISFGAGDFTMDYGEPPYEQEPVTTIAWRLAHLIGEFASANSKRFGREATSVATFCYAGTAREALQQLDDEYATWVNGVRSLGTAGLAQPQGEPPAFAHAPMARKMLYSNVEIIHHGAEICLLRDLYLRNGYGKSQT; encoded by the coding sequence ATGGACATTGACTGGAACGCCGAGGTGGTCGACCAGATCGAGTCGCACTGGCGGCATCAACTCAGGCCCCGTTTGGATGGGCTGACCGACGACGAGTACTTCTGGCAGCCGGTCCCCGACTGCTGGACACTCAGCCGACGAGGTCAAAGCTCTGCGCCGATCTCCTTCGGGGCCGGCGATTTCACCATGGACTACGGTGAGCCGCCTTACGAGCAGGAGCCTGTGACGACAATCGCCTGGCGGCTGGCGCATCTGATCGGCGAGTTCGCATCGGCCAACAGCAAGCGTTTCGGCCGCGAGGCCACCAGTGTGGCGACATTCTGTTACGCGGGCACCGCCCGGGAGGCGCTGCAGCAGCTTGATGACGAGTACGCGACCTGGGTCAACGGTGTGCGCAGCCTCGGCACGGCAGGACTCGCACAGCCTCAAGGCGAGCCACCCGCCTTCGCCCACGCGCCGATGGCCAGAAAGATGCTGTATTCGAACGTCGAGATCATTCACCATGGCGCGGAGATTTGCCTGCTCCGCGACCTCTACTTGCGGAACGGGTATGGCAAGTCACAAACATAG
- a CDS encoding SulP family inorganic anion transporter — translation MSAGFGVWQRTRSLLPARTDLAAMSRQPRRDLVAGLTVAIVALPLALGFGISSGLGAAAGLTTAVVAGALAAFFGGSGLQVSGPTGAMTVVLVPIMHAHGAAGVLAVGLMAGLILIGLAYARAGRYMAYVPASVVEGFTLGIACVIGLQQLPAALGVATPHGDQIIVVAARSIASFAANPNWTAVAIAGIVALTILAGARIRPVVPFSILAVAAAAVIVELAGLNVARIGTLPTGLAAPSLSFIDPAALGSLAGAALAVAALAALESLLSAAVADGMGVNHRHDPDRELFGQGLANLITPLFGGVPATGAIARTAVNVRSGAGSRLAALVHAALLAAIIYTAAPLVGKIPLAALAGVLLATSVRMVEVGSIRAMTRATRSDAIVLILTAAATLALDLVKAVLLGLVVAGALALRAVARAARIRQMPLHPDLPGDHTAEERALLDQHIVAYRIDGPLLFAAHRFLLELSEVAHVSIVILRMSAVSAIDASGALVLKDAIEKLQHRGITVFMSGIRPGHHRTLDALDVTNNLRHAGHVFTTTPEAINAARSHLHQAGVLRPTGPVTTDKTPPAA, via the coding sequence GTGAGTGCCGGGTTCGGGGTCTGGCAGCGGACGCGGTCGCTGCTTCCCGCGCGCACCGATCTGGCCGCGATGTCGCGGCAGCCCCGCCGTGACCTGGTCGCCGGGCTCACCGTGGCGATCGTCGCGCTTCCGCTCGCACTCGGATTCGGCATCTCGTCCGGACTCGGCGCGGCTGCCGGGCTCACCACCGCCGTGGTGGCCGGCGCGCTCGCGGCGTTCTTCGGCGGCTCCGGCCTGCAGGTGTCCGGACCGACCGGCGCGATGACCGTCGTCCTGGTACCGATCATGCACGCGCACGGCGCCGCCGGCGTGCTCGCGGTCGGGCTGATGGCCGGCCTGATCCTGATCGGTCTGGCGTACGCGCGCGCCGGCCGCTACATGGCGTACGTGCCCGCGTCGGTGGTCGAGGGGTTCACGCTCGGCATCGCCTGCGTCATCGGCTTGCAGCAACTACCCGCGGCGCTCGGCGTCGCGACACCGCACGGCGACCAGATCATCGTCGTCGCGGCCCGTTCGATCGCCAGTTTCGCCGCGAACCCCAACTGGACCGCGGTCGCGATCGCCGGCATCGTCGCGCTGACCATCCTGGCCGGCGCCCGCATCCGGCCGGTCGTGCCCTTCTCGATCCTCGCGGTCGCGGCCGCGGCCGTGATCGTCGAACTCGCCGGCCTGAACGTCGCCCGGATCGGAACGCTGCCCACCGGCCTCGCGGCGCCCTCCTTGTCGTTCATCGACCCCGCCGCGCTCGGCTCCTTGGCCGGTGCGGCGCTGGCGGTCGCGGCGCTCGCCGCGCTCGAGTCGCTGCTGTCGGCAGCCGTTGCCGACGGCATGGGAGTCAACCACCGCCACGACCCGGACCGCGAACTGTTCGGCCAAGGCCTCGCCAACCTCATCACCCCGCTGTTCGGAGGCGTTCCTGCTACTGGCGCGATCGCCCGGACCGCGGTCAACGTACGCTCCGGAGCCGGATCGCGTCTTGCCGCACTGGTTCACGCTGCTCTCCTCGCCGCGATCATCTACACGGCGGCACCGCTGGTCGGGAAGATCCCGCTCGCGGCACTGGCCGGGGTCCTGCTCGCCACTTCGGTACGGATGGTCGAGGTCGGCTCCATCCGCGCCATGACCCGCGCCACCCGATCAGACGCGATCGTCCTCATCCTCACTGCCGCCGCGACCCTCGCGCTCGACCTGGTCAAGGCCGTACTCCTCGGTCTCGTCGTCGCCGGCGCGCTCGCACTCCGAGCCGTCGCCAGAGCCGCCCGCATCCGGCAGATGCCGCTGCACCCAGACCTGCCCGGCGACCACACGGCCGAAGAACGCGCACTCCTGGACCAGCACATCGTGGCGTACCGGATCGACGGGCCACTCCTGTTCGCGGCACACCGTTTCCTGCTGGAACTGTCCGAGGTCGCGCACGTCTCGATCGTCATCCTGCGCATGTCAGCCGTCAGCGCGATCGACGCCAGCGGCGCCCTCGTACTCAAAGACGCCATCGAGAAACTCCAGCACCGCGGCATCACCGTCTTCATGTCCGGCATCCGCCCCGGCCACCACCGCACCCTCGACGCCCTGGACGTCACCAACAACCTCCGCCACGCCGGCCACGTCTTCACCACCACCCCGGAAGCCATCAACGCCGCCCGATCCCACCTACACCAGGCCGGCGTCCTCCGACCCACTGGGCCCGTCACCACCGACAAGACCCCACCAGCGGCGTAG
- a CDS encoding metalloregulator ArsR/SmtB family transcription factor — protein MTAPVPLYQAKAEFFRLLGHPVRIRVLELLQDGPRPVRDLLAEIGIEPSSLSQQLAVLRRYGIVTSRREGSTVVYELAGGDVAELLRIARRILTELLTGQSELLAELRDAESAGR, from the coding sequence GTGACCGCGCCGGTGCCGTTGTACCAGGCGAAGGCGGAGTTCTTTCGGCTGCTAGGTCATCCGGTCCGGATCCGCGTACTCGAGCTGCTCCAGGACGGCCCGCGACCCGTACGCGACCTGCTCGCCGAGATCGGTATCGAGCCGTCCAGTCTGTCCCAGCAGTTGGCGGTCTTGCGCAGGTACGGCATCGTGACGTCGCGGCGTGAGGGTTCAACCGTGGTGTACGAACTCGCCGGCGGCGACGTCGCCGAACTGCTGCGGATCGCGCGCCGCATCCTGACCGAACTGCTCACAGGCCAAAGCGAACTACTCGCCGAACTACGCGACGCCGAGTCGGCCGGTCGGTGA
- a CDS encoding lipase: MLRCVLVAAAVLLSSTTAVSSSSAAPRVTPSLPAPTGPHLVGTTSLYLKDTSRRDPWVPSARARELMVSLWYPARSPGAHPAPYMTAKESELLLTSAGITTVPLDILSKTRTHAYADARPAGRHLPLVVLSPGFTWPRSSLTALAEDLASWGYVVAAVDHAYENAGMTFPDGRVIGCTACDFMDRPNFEPTVINGRARDISFVLDKLTGPRPNQTARTDRTGWSFIGPGLIDRSRIAMAGMSIGGASVGETMLTDPRVRAGINLDGTMFKDLPASGLSRPFLMFGQNAPDASWDRNWQHLTGWKRRLAVTGAVHASFTDYDVVTQQINVDLGSRLPGTRSVDITRAYVRGFFDLTLRGKPQPLLNHPSRQYPEVTFTSSSAAGKPTRS, from the coding sequence GTGCTCCGGTGCGTATTGGTCGCCGCCGCCGTGCTGCTCTCCAGTACGACCGCCGTCTCCAGCAGTTCAGCGGCGCCGCGCGTCACGCCGTCCCTGCCGGCTCCGACCGGACCACACCTGGTCGGCACCACGTCGCTGTATTTGAAGGACACGTCTCGCCGGGACCCGTGGGTTCCATCGGCGCGGGCGCGGGAGCTGATGGTTTCGCTCTGGTATCCAGCTCGGTCGCCGGGCGCGCACCCCGCGCCGTACATGACGGCCAAGGAGTCAGAGCTACTACTCACCAGCGCGGGGATCACCACCGTCCCGTTGGACATTTTGAGTAAGACGCGCACCCACGCGTACGCCGATGCTCGCCCAGCCGGACGGCATCTTCCGCTGGTGGTGTTGTCGCCTGGGTTCACCTGGCCGCGCAGTTCGCTGACCGCCCTGGCCGAGGACCTCGCGAGCTGGGGGTACGTGGTGGCCGCGGTCGACCATGCGTACGAGAACGCGGGGATGACCTTCCCGGACGGGCGGGTCATCGGATGTACTGCCTGCGATTTCATGGACAGGCCAAACTTCGAGCCAACCGTCATCAACGGCCGCGCCCGCGACATCTCCTTCGTACTCGACAAGCTGACCGGACCACGCCCGAACCAAACGGCCCGAACTGACCGAACCGGGTGGTCCTTCATCGGGCCGGGGTTGATCGATCGGTCCAGGATCGCGATGGCGGGGATGTCGATCGGTGGCGCGAGCGTCGGCGAGACGATGCTGACGGATCCGCGCGTACGGGCTGGGATCAACCTGGACGGGACCATGTTCAAGGACCTGCCGGCGAGCGGCCTGTCGCGCCCGTTCCTGATGTTCGGCCAGAACGCGCCCGACGCCTCCTGGGACCGCAACTGGCAACACCTGACCGGCTGGAAACGACGCCTCGCGGTAACCGGCGCGGTCCACGCATCCTTCACCGACTACGACGTCGTCACCCAGCAAATCAACGTGGACCTTGGGAGCCGGCTTCCTGGCACGCGCTCGGTCGACATCACCCGCGCGTACGTCCGCGGCTTCTTCGACCTGACCTTGCGCGGCAAACCCCAACCCTTGCTGAACCACCCATCACGGCAATACCCCGAGGTCACGTTCACC